Genomic DNA from Bemisia tabaci chromosome 2, PGI_BMITA_v3:
GTATTACGGAGGGGATTTTGGCGGACTTTACCCCTTTCTCCCCCTTGTATAAGGCACTTGTAAGATAATCTCTCACCTAGCCCCTTCTGAACTACGAAAAAGTGACTCCTTCCttcctatttttcagaaaacaacGGAGAAAGCCTCGAGATTATCTGAAAACATTCTGATtgttaaatggactgcattttgcaatttgaaactaaaaattctgactcttctgaaaaaacacttttgtgcatagggaagctaatggcatatacgttgtttttaaaccgggctagaatttattgTCCCAAATTGCTAAATGTAGTTCATTTAAAGCGGGAGGCTTTCGTAAGACaccggaagaaaattttagacCCCCTATCGCCTACCGCCCCCcttaaatacactgaaaaaaaactccggccgtggaagctgtaCTAATGgctaaatggattgcattttgcaaaaaggaaccactagcattgcaatgttgctaagattgtgcaacttcttttgtcttggaggaaaaacccgattatccattaatagtttctattttactcgctaaaaactgtgaatttaagacaacaattaccatctaaatttcatacttGTTCAAGATTTCCGCTATTTTATtgcaaagttgcacaatcttagcatcattgcaatgctagtggttcctttttacaaaatgcaatccccATAGACATACCGCCCGCGTTCCGGGAGCAGCACCCGGAGAAATCGAAGCTATAGCTCCATCACTCGtaactttcgacctctgagcccgaaacggacggtacgtctacaTAGAccggaattttatttttccaatgtAGCTTCCTTGAACGGTTCCTTTCAAGAGTTTTTCCTTACAAGACGAAGGGGTGGAAGTGTTTGGCAAACACCCTGTGCGAGTTGGCGGTTCTGCCCGCGTGGTTTCCGGCCAATCATTCCATTAAAAAGTTGCCAACTTTGCTCACGAGAAACGCCGTTGGGAAAAGTTCGGAATCGGGAGGAGAAACCGGGCGCCGGGGCTGCCAACAGCATCGGCCACCGCAATGCCTCTCTAATGAGAGTTCATGAGCCAGACAGCTTGAGCCAAGCAGCAGCAGCTCCGAGTATCAGGCTTGAATACTCCTCCGACGCTCCCGTTCTTAGCAACAACGCCGCATGCAAATTCCATCATCGCCAAATTCACCCCGATAAAACATTTAAACAGCACTGAAAAGGAACTCCGGCCATagaagccgtgcttacgggctacCGCTACATAGATATACCGTCCGCGCtccgagctcagaggccgaaagttccgggcgtagtaCCCGGAGCagttgaagctacggctccagcacccggaacgggcggtatgtctatatagcccgtaacttttttccagtatgaGAGGAAGATCGGGTAAAATAACCGAAAATTACTGACCAGAGGCGCAATATTTTTTGAAGACGaaaaggcaataaaagacgtaGCGCATTTTTTGCCAGCGCACCTCATTCCTACCTTAAGCTTTCGCTTCACGATTTAATTTTGTATAGTGTGTCTATTTTTAACATTCGACATCATTTACAAACTTGTGCATTTGTGTGAATTAACGAACCATGCAAGTACTTAATACATACCTTCGGCTTACATTCGCCcatttctccttcaaaattttagatatgCAATATAAGATTCCTAACGTAATTAGATGAGAAGAATTCTCAAGATCTTGAGGGAATTCGTTCTTCATTAAAAGAAATGTGGGAAAGTCCGAATGCTTAACactctttattttctccttagcacagcagggCGCATCTCAGTCAAAGTGCATAATTCATGAGACGGGGCGCTGTGCAGTAAAAGCGCTGAACTTTATAAAATGAATGGACGTGCAAATTTATCACGATTCCTGACAGTGAAATTATACACGCCTTCTGACGACAATTACTGCGTAATGCGACGATGGGGCTAACGCGCGGGATGTTTCATGTCTGCCCTGTAGGGTGTCTGTTTTTTACCGTTTTAAATAATCCATTCTCAGTATAACAACCTGTTCCTACAAACGCCGATTGTTTTACGTGCGTTTGAATGGACAAaacctactctgccgtgctaaggaagaacgccgtatgagtattcgagagttgccaaatttctccaataaaatatgtattttctaAGAGAGTTATGCAtagttctccttgaaattttcagatattttagattaaattacggacaaaattctctgaaaaattgaggggaaaatattcagaattttcacagtaaattcggcagttatcgaaggaaatctggcaacgcctgatggcttatacggcgtttttcctcagcaaggcagttGCCAGCTGGCGAGAATGACTGTATACCGCAACTTATTCTACGTGACTTGGCCGACTTCTGACAGGTCGAGCTCGAGAAACGATTAATTTTTCCACCAAGCAACAGCTGGGATGTCATGATACACATGGGCTTTTCACGATTTCGCAGTAACAATTCTCCGAATGAAGGAACAAGCCCTCACTCCAACACCGAGTGGATCCCTTTCTGATCCCACCTTATTACTCTATTGCAGTTTATGTATATTATGCATGCATCTCATGCATTTTATGGACTTCATTGGTGATGTCCATCGATGGCGGTGTAAATTATCGATGAGttcattgagatttttttttggatgggggagggggggggcgatcATCAACTTGGTTTTAATTACGTTGAAATCAACTGTTCATAACGCATGTGTTGAAATCAACTGTTTAGTGTGCATATAACCGAAAGATAAAGTTTTTTGTTTTCCGACTCAAATCATTTCATCGCTTCTTAACATCATTCTAACTGGAAGTTCAAGAATGAGTCTCGCGGACCCAAGCTATGTTGCGGATCAATGATTCATGAGCTAATTCTTGTCCCCCCTGTCcctcttttttcatcaatttgtaaattaattttttcgcagattacaaaaaaaattgaactagaaTATAGGGATTCATGCATGCTCGTCACAAGTGTGATATTAAAATACTTGATCAAATCtataaaaataagtatttctgagccgaagaaattttgaaatccacaatacaaattttaaaaaaaaacgcaattttttgctctCTAGAAACATATCTTATTTTGAGATAATGGTTGAAAGTGTTTTACCTGAGAAGCTGGATGATCGGTCCTTGGATCGGAGCATCTCTAGGTAAACGTCCATCAAGTCTCTTGGGTCGTCAGCTTTGAAAGTGGCCTTATGGTTGTCCAGTTCAGTCTGAAATTGAGACGCCAAATAATCTGTTAAAATTCTTCAAGAACTCCGAAAAAGAGAATACAAATGTACCATTTCTCAGCGGCCTCTGGAGTGTGTAAAACAGAGGGAACACGTGGATGGAGCGGACGCTATGCAAGggattcaaaacgccttcaatttttcgagtaTGCAACACAAACAGTTGTGAAGAATTTTTGCATCCAAATCTACATAATAATGTCGGATTTGAACACACTCCAGTTCAATAGCCCTTGCCGCTTAAATTTTGAAGCTTTGTAGCTAAAGCAAAACATTCTTCCTCCCCCCAGGTGATGAAATATTTAAGTCGGGTGCGCTTGTCAAAAACATGCAAACTTTGATTTATATGACCGACTATCATGCTATGTTATGAGCAtctgacaaaatgcctgatttgactattagTCCTTTACAAATAGGTAGATCCCTAGTTCTTTGGCACTTTCAAAAAACTCGGGGTCCATGGGCGTCGCTCTGAAAGGGTCAGGAATTTAGGATGGGCCTGATCTTTCCCCCTTCCCTAGAGTTTGAAATAGTACCATCTCCCTTAGAGAGAATGCACAATAGGAAGTAATCTTGAAACGGGttcatttcttcttttcattgCATAATACGATAGGAAAAAAGGACAAGGTCTGTATAAGAGTTTTTGAAGCTTATCGGTTCAGTTGAACCTTAAGCGTGTTTACGGATCAATTTTGCGTGAGAATGACCTCTAAATACATgtaaaataagtcaattttctAACATTTTCCCGGGTAACTTTCCCCCTATCGCCCACCATTTTTGTACTGAGGAGGTCTAGACTCCCACCTGAAAAATTAGGGGCCAGTCCATCCCCAGACAACTgctctacacggaaaaaaaagttgttgaaTAACACTTcggatgttaaaaatctgcgcgacaactcttgaatgttgatatGAACGCCACACGCCACGGTTgttaaccctggtaaaaatttgcgataggagctgcgtttcaaaataccatagtagttcttatagccgactgaagaagacgatagaaaatcatatagctggctgtagaaagtggaaaaaatcatacggccgggctacacgaagcgataaaaaattatacagccgggctatagtttctatcgccgggctttacacttcatcgcctggctgatgctttttcgccatcggctgtaaaaggctataagaaattgtgtagaaattcgtgtgctttgtaaatccttaagtttgtacggaatcaccttaatatttacacaacgcacattatattttccttaactacatatttttttcatcaattaaaatgagaataatccatacagagtgtgcaaacatttcaaagccatgagttgaaaaacactgactccatgagattaaatattagagcctaacacaaagcggagcggcggcgcactggcgcctacaaacctaacagggatacttcacgcattgcgcaacgcgtgaagtatccctgttaggtttgtaggcgccaatgccgcgccgtgccgcagcgtaccacggcgcttgaggcaactatttcacaccaaaggtattacacagtatcatacgaaattgagaataatccattcagagtgtgtaaacatttcaaagtcatgagttgaaaaacgctgactccacaagattaaatgttagagcctaacacaaagcagagcggcggcgcactggcgcctacaaacctaacagggatacttcacgcattgtgcaatgcgtgaagtatccctgttaggtttttaggcgccagtgcgcgttttgcgctggttgtccgtaccacggcgcttgaagcaactatttcacacccgaggtattgcacagtatcatacgaaattgaaggcgttccaacatattaggaatggcaggcatccctcaaaagcacggagctttcctcgcaaaagaaatcaagatactacggcccaaaaagagagcggtagtccaaaaactcactaagtcctagcattcgtaattagtaacgtttagcatacactttatcgccaggctgttgcttaatcgccatcggctataaaaggctataagaaattgtgttgccggctatagaaaccATTGGAAATCTTCAGCGGTacgtctatggtattttggaacacagattctactgccaatttttaccagggaattcaaCGTAGCTAGCTGTTCCTTTAACAGCCGGAGTGCTCCTAACATCGTTCATGAAGTGACGCACAGATTTTTAACATCCACGCgatgttacttcagcaactttttttccctgCATAGTTATACGCCTATGGTGGATGAGAGTTGTCATACCTTCAAGAACTTCCAAACATTCTGGTGGATATCGATGAACTGCTTGTATCCGGACTTCTCGGGGGCGAGCCACCTGAGGAAGGGGAACTGGCTGAAGATGGTTCCAACCATGTCGATGTTTGCGAACAGCTCGGTGAGGAGGCCCTGGAGGTGCTTGAGCTCCTTGTCTTCGGGGCTGTAGCGGATGCCGGCCAGCATGGACCAGAGGGTGTTGAGCACGGAGACGCTGAAGGCGTCGCGCATCGGCACCACGGCCGACCGCCCGCCTTCCTTGGCGATGGCCTCCCGGAAAGTGGACAGGAGCTGGAACGACTCCTCCTCCACCAGCTCGGACATGGTCCTCTTCCCGAAACCGAACTCCCGCAGGTGCCTCAGCACGAACCTCTTCTGCTCCACCCAGAACTGCTCGTCCACCAGCAACAAGCCTGTATAAACACATACGTGAAGATTTTAATCCTGATCTGACTCATGGGTATTTTAGACCCGATCTTTGCTATGAAGCCCAATCGGACGCAATtatgctaaagggaactatgtgcaggtagaaagatggggtgtgctcgtggaagctggataagaaacaatgcgGTCAGTGGATATAggtccttttgagaaaatggaaaagcgggattttcaattaaatcaaaaggaactgagcgctaactcgtgagctgTGGGCAgatgacaagagccttgtggacagggctcatgagttaaagaccgcgtcgttgatcgtcgtttctctcgtcgtcgccgctgacgtcactgacgctttatatttcccattcattcttatggcccgactactaacgagcacatcccatcgttccacctgcacatagttccatttaacataaacacgtccaattcacactatcaaacttttcattcaactcttGAATGCAACTTGTCGTTATGAAAGTTGGATAGTGTGATACTGACGCGAGAAAACGACAATTTGATGGGaaattgaacggaaacttgAATTTGAAGGCACATTCAACTTTCCGTTCAACTTTCTATCCAATTGACGCCGCCAgtaattgaattaattttttttgcgttcaactttccatccaacttttcgtaCCATTATgtcgaatgaaaagtttgatagtatGAATTGGGCTTGACTCGATGAGATGGAGCGATACGTAATAGGGACATGGCTACCCAggagatttttgagaaaaacacgTCGACGGTGGAACtccaaaatcacgtatctcggtttgcgacgttgcagactttccgtCATACGTTACTTTTTTGTTTATTGGAAAACGATTCAATGTCAATGTTTAAAAAcgtccataatttttttcctccgtgcaagagaaatttggaaaaaaacttcgtggaACAAtgttaatttgtttttctcaaaaaaaaaaaaaaaaaaaaaaaaaaaaaaattggaaacggACATTTTAAAACATCACAAACGAAAttcgtggtttgggagtttcatcgtcgatttaGCATGGAAATTCTAACATAGTCAGATGGGGATGCATTGGAAATCGTCAGAAGAAGGAACGGAAGATAAGGAGGGCGAGAaaggaaaataagaagaaggaaaaaggagaagaggatAGAAGGGAGGGGCAGtaataggaagaaaaaaaaaacttacaattagtGCTTCAGTCCACTTACATTCTTTCTCACTCGTTCCGACCAGGTCGCCTTCAATACctcgataggcaatgtgagcggcttgggagcagtaatagttgctcgcagcatTTTGGCCACGCTCACAACCGAGAGAAAGAGGTTTGAGTTTCAAAACCTCCTCTGTAAGGCGCCAAATAGGGACTAAGTTTAATGACTGTTTTTAcgttcaaaaaattttttctcaacttcgaatttttgacaggaaaaaagtTACTTCCAGTTCAATTAAAACCCCTCAGCtcaatttcccccaaaattctACTTGGTATGTCTTGTTAAACTCTATATCAGTGCTTTAATTGAGCTTTGTCGGTTGCGCTCTTAAATCCTTTATCTATGAGCATTTATCCTCCAAAGTACTCATATGgatgtattttgaaaaattagttgTAATTTCATGTGAACTTTCCATTCATCATGTCAAacctcaaaattagaaaaattagaagttaCCTCTGCGACTACCCCAAGTTCTGTCCTCGTAAAAGGGTCCAGAGGGCCTGCCGTCGAATTCCTCTTTGGTGAGCAATTCCTTGACGGCCTCGTAGCCGGAACAGACGATTGTCTTATCTTTGCCTACTTTGAGGCCGACTACTGGGCCATACTGCCGGGAAAGCTCCTCGCATGCTCGGTACAGGTACCCCGTTTCCTTCCTCAGCCTCTGTACGAGTAACATACACCCGATGATTGGGTACCATTCTGGACctgtaaaattatcaatacCGTTTAAAAGGGCTCtgctttcatcaaaattatacaTGTGCATTCAATGGATCTATGAAAGCTCAAATCCAAGCTGTAAGTAAAAAAACAAGGATATCGATCATAACAAttgtacgtatttctgccaaagaaccatgtgcattaagacacgagtcctgagacccataagaatacacgcataacagagctcacgtcgtaatgcacatagttttgtttagcagaaatacgtccaattacaagACTCCACTGTTGTTTTATACTATTGTTTGGTGGCACAAGACGTCTGGTAGAAAAGAAACTCGTATAAAATTAGTCTAATAGACCAAATAGGAAATACcgtgacatttttttaagaatacgTTAAAAAACACAGCTCGCTCAcgtattctattttttcacaaTCTTAGAgatctactttttttttcctttcagatTTTTCTACGTAAAGTTCTTGAAGTTTGACTATTCACGAacttttacgattttttttttgtcggtgTTAGAACTTTTTAACTCGTAAAGATTActagttttacattttttcatgtgttatttTACAAGCTGCGCTACTAGGGTTGGCTGCAGAGAGAAAAATGTGTCTCTAAAATTAACTTTAAGCGTATGTCGACTTAGACGTGCTTGTAAAACACACATTTCGTTAACAcgagaaaacagtaaaaaataaatttcgacACTTGAAAGAGGAATTTTTGATCGTAAAGTGGAGGAGGGGGCTAGTGGGTGCAAGCCCGATGCATGCCTCTCAACCCTTGAAGGCGCCTTCATAAATTCTGAAAGCAATAAGCTAGTCACGGAACCGTTCCTCATCGGTCCTCGATTGGAGTTTTCGCAAGCAGCGAACGGATGTTTCCGATTTATAATCACGCATTTTTGCTTATAATTTTGGGAAATTCATTATAAAGCACCGGTCCTCTCTGAAATTAACTAtgatgttaaaaatgaaaaaagttttatttattAGGTACCTACTGAGATAGCAGGAATTAATAATAGTGTCTATCAATTCTGATTGTGGGACTAAATACATTGGTGGAGTTCTCATGGTTGAAAGCCAAAATTTACCATCTAGACGCTGCAGTCTTGACATTGAGCGAAAGCTCCACTAATGCATTCATTACAATGTCTATACGGAGAATTAAACTAAATAAAAAGATTGACCCGCATCCAACGGGGCAAATGAGCATCTTTAGCACCGCTTTAAcctaaattattattttttttttttgagtttaagaAGTTGAAccagagaaaaatcagtgatatcGTCttgttttctgtgaaattttacgTAGGAACAAATGGCTGAATGTGAGTTGCAGAGATGTTCAATGTCAATGCCAAAATTAACATCGCAACAATGTTTTTGTAACGTTATAATTACGTTATCTTTGTTCATTTTGAGACGGTCGggcccctcgccccccccccccccctcctctgaGGCCTTTAGAGCGCATTGTTAAATTTGATTATTACAGTTCCGATTTCAGATGCGCCATCCATTTCCTTCTGAcctaaaatttgtatttaaaagTAAGACAGAAACTTACCAGGAGGATAGTTCTTAGGTTTCTTTGCATCCAGGTAGGCGAATAACCCGAGGATAAAACAAAACAGGATGACGGCTAACCACAtcctatttggaaaaaaaatcatatcaaATTAAGAGATCAACAAATGGTTTACATATAAAATAAAGGATCATTATTACAAAATTTGTAATTATGCTCCTCTTAAATAAGAATTCTTTGataagggaaaaaataattggttccACTTTTTGGCCGAAAAACGGAAAAGAGGAGGATGTGACTAGAGAAAATTGATGCATGGAATCTAATAATCTGCACCTAATTTATTTCGTTTTCTGAAATGTAGGTGATATTCCGGTTGCGACCTGAAAAACTTCCTGAATTTAAAGGTAGAATTTCAAAAGATTTCTTGTATCATGCAGACCTAAATTGAAGCCTGCATTTCAGAATTAATCTAAGTTTTGGATAGAGAAAGTTTTACTTATGACATCGCctaagaaatttttgaaaccttttctgcgaaaaagttacaaaacatgtgAGAGCACTGcgataaatacaaaaatttccGAATTAAGTTGTCACtacaagttttttatttttccttctgcttctttttctctcctatgTAAATAATGAACTTTTATACCATGAGCTGGAATTTTTGTGTAATATCACAAACCTTTCCTTTTATAACAGAAGCTTGTCAAATCCGAAGAATGATCGACATTTTTTATTCGCTCCTTTATGGGTTTAAAAACGTAGCCTCAATAACATCCGATATAATTGCCCCGTTCGAGTATTATGACACAGTGAGATATGTGCAGCCacattgcagtggcgtggcgtgaattgcgatgtatcgattgttatgccgcacagtgggacgAAATGGGTAAAACCTCGGACATGGGGTGTTCTCATGTTTTGCATAAAGATGTGATGAAATGTGTTCCTAAGGATCCATATTATATGAATCTAGTGttggtttgatgattttttcaaatgcttttGCTCCCTGGACTCCTGAAGTTGACATTTTCTGTAACGGCCGATTTTGCTCTGTTTTCTAAGGTCGGTTTCCATACCTGCCTCTTCGAGTGACGATAATTGACACAAATATGAATGCTTGGATCTTATTCTAGAGTGTATGAAGAACATATTTCActattaaaaagttaaatttactcaattctATACGTTGTAATGTCTGATCAAAGATGACCCCtccgaaaataagaaaataaaagtttgaatagacttttaaaaatttcgccgcATTTCGCCGTCCAATCATGCATAAGGCGTGTTCCAGTGATCCCCCAGGATGAGGAATCCGTCGTATTTGGCTGCCGCCAGCTGCCGCTTTGAGAGTTACATCgatttttgtccgaaaaagtGAGGGCGGAATTCGCTGTTTCTCTACATCTTACTTGCTTATCTTGGCGTCTTAATACACTCAGTcggattttcattttgaaacttgatgtacttacagtattttcatcgtagaattcaattttgaccttacttttgcccattttttggccaaaattcatcatatGATAGGTTCGCGAACTCGCGATCGAGGCGGGGAAACAGAGCTGTTTTTGCTTTTATCATATATGATTGTTTggcattttaaggagaaaataaaaatgttgaatgttCTATCAATACCTTTGAATGAATTATTCATCATAGAAGGGGTTACATCCCCTGACCACTTCGCAGCCCAACCTCCCGAAGCGCTTGGCGCTTCAGGCGTGGTATATATAAAATCCTTTACAAAGCGTTGGAAGTGTCCCAGctgattctgagatatcgtgATTCGTGATATGAGATGGACCTATTTACCGTGCAATTTAATCTCGTTGTTAGTGTTGATCTTTAATTTTCCGTGTTTCGTGTTGTTCCCTGTTCCCTGTTTTCTGTTTGTTTAGATATAATTCCTCAA
This window encodes:
- the Cyp303a1 gene encoding probable cytochrome P450 303a1, translating into MWLAVILFCFILGLFAYLDAKKPKNYPPGPEWYPIIGCMLLVQRLRKETGYLYRACEELSRQYGPVVGLKVGKDKTIVCSGYEAVKELLTKEEFDGRPSGPFYEDRTWGSRRGLLLVDEQFWVEQKRFVLRHLREFGFGKRTMSELVEEESFQLLSTFREAIAKEGGRSAVVPMRDAFSVSVLNTLWSMLAGIRYSPEDKELKHLQGLLTELFANIDMVGTIFSQFPFLRWLAPEKSGYKQFIDIHQNVWKFLKTELDNHKATFKADDPRDLMDVYLEMLRSKDRSSSFSESQLLAICMDMFMAGSETTSKSMGFGFLYLLYHPEVQVRAQEELDRVVGRNRLPTLNDRPEMPYMESIVLESVRMFMGRTFSIPHRALRDATIQGYNVPKGTMLIANFHHVLMSPEFWDEPELFKPERFINAENKVVIPDNYLPFGFGKHRCMGQALARSNIFLFTATLLQNFTFSCVPGQDLPSKLGVDGVTPSPGEFDALVTVRD